The following proteins are encoded in a genomic region of Thermovenabulum gondwanense:
- a CDS encoding ATP-binding cassette domain-containing protein has protein sequence MNYAVEVENLFFQYRDGSEALKGISFKIMPGEKIAILGENGAGKTTLLLHLNGVYLPKKGRVKIFGEEVKKGNEYKIRQKVGLVFQNPDDQVFSATVYEDIAFGPVNFGLSKGEVEKRVEKAMKALKIEELKERIPQHLSYGQKKKVAIAGVIAVDPEILILDEPMAFLDPSSRRQIINILKYLEGEGRTLIIATHDVNFAADWAQKVIILKRGRVLAEGPPEILTRDEVIREADLEQPLVYRFSKEILGEGYFLPYKTKDFINLIKSLINRP, from the coding sequence TTTAAAATAATGCCGGGAGAAAAGATAGCAATTCTGGGGGAAAACGGAGCTGGAAAAACCACATTGCTTTTACATCTTAATGGAGTTTATCTTCCCAAGAAGGGAAGGGTAAAGATTTTTGGAGAAGAGGTAAAAAAAGGGAATGAGTATAAAATAAGGCAAAAAGTGGGCCTTGTCTTTCAAAACCCGGATGATCAGGTTTTTTCTGCGACGGTATACGAAGATATTGCTTTTGGACCGGTAAATTTCGGCTTAAGTAAGGGAGAAGTAGAAAAAAGAGTGGAAAAAGCCATGAAGGCTTTAAAAATAGAGGAATTAAAGGAAAGAATTCCTCAACACTTAAGTTACGGTCAGAAAAAAAAGGTAGCAATAGCCGGCGTAATAGCCGTAGACCCTGAAATACTTATCTTAGATGAACCTATGGCCTTCCTTGACCCCTCTTCCCGGCGCCAGATTATAAATATTTTAAAGTATTTGGAAGGGGAAGGTCGAACATTAATTATTGCAACTCACGACGTAAATTTTGCTGCGGATTGGGCACAAAAGGTGATAATATTAAAAAGGGGAAGGGTTCTTGCAGAAGGCCCTCCTGAAATATTAACCCGGGATGAAGTGATAAGAGAGGCCGATCTGGAACAACCGCTGGTTTACAGATTTTCAAAGGAAATTTTAGGGGAAGGCTATTTTTTACCTTATAAGACCAAGGACTTCATTAACTTAATAAAGTCATTGATAAACAGGCCATGA
- a CDS encoding energy-coupling factor ABC transporter permease has protein sequence MHIPDGFLDPKTLIVTAAASAYALKKDADSAKKIMEEKDIPFLGVLSAFVFAAQMVNFPVMAGTSGHFLGAAMLTYAVGPQLAGLAMASVLILQCLLFQDGGLLALGANIFNMAVVAPVTAFFMLKFSKKWFSGKNFAGIFLAGWASVVAASIFCSGELFLSGLAGLKEVMIPMVVIHSLIGIGEGLITVAVCSFVDRVRNIKADGIDNSEKGMTA, from the coding sequence ATGCATATACCCGATGGTTTTCTGGATCCCAAAACCCTTATAGTTACCGCTGCAGCCAGCGCCTATGCTTTAAAAAAAGATGCTGACAGTGCAAAAAAAATAATGGAAGAAAAAGATATTCCTTTTCTTGGAGTCCTTTCAGCTTTTGTTTTCGCAGCTCAAATGGTGAATTTTCCAGTAATGGCAGGTACTTCGGGTCACTTTCTGGGAGCGGCTATGCTTACTTATGCGGTGGGGCCCCAGCTGGCAGGACTTGCAATGGCCTCGGTACTTATACTTCAATGCTTACTTTTTCAGGATGGAGGGCTACTGGCACTCGGGGCAAATATATTCAACATGGCAGTAGTGGCTCCGGTTACGGCCTTTTTTATGTTAAAATTTTCTAAAAAGTGGTTTTCTGGCAAAAACTTCGCAGGTATATTTTTAGCCGGGTGGGCTTCGGTGGTAGCCGCTTCAATATTTTGCAGTGGAGAGCTTTTTCTTTCAGGATTGGCGGGACTGAAGGAGGTAATGATTCCGATGGTCGTTATACACTCTCTGATAGGAATCGGGGAAGGATTGATAACCGTAGCGGTATGTTCCTTTGTGGACAGGGTGAGGAATATAAAGGCGGATGGCATCGATAATTCGGAAAAGGGGATGACGGCATGA